A single window of Archangium gephyra DNA harbors:
- a CDS encoding HD domain-containing protein — protein sequence MQVRGELQRAAPELMKSIEAFVSERTKDARDTSSKSINDPVWKTISLYRWEVALLDSAMLQRLRRIRQLGVVELVFPGAGYSRFEHSVGCVHVMQLLIDALRRGGTEVTKDEQYLLRLAALLHDVGHCAFSHVSEKYYQDFEVGPKTTFTALRQTLAQKFGNRPAASEVLSAAIVSSEAFERYLQAIQIPLESRTMRRGEAADWIAKLILGSYPDPSRPYLTQLLTGPFDADKLDYMPRDCLLSGIPLPVDVPRLIDKLRVVQVTVGQLSGSMQKRFHLPREKPVTVLGAAFSGTRAIEEMLIARALLYDKLYYHTKVRAAEGLVNRAIERLLDGRPDLKTPGAFLQLDEQELQLLGAPSLIYAGRQTVVPRAEALFTQYRERRLPQRALCFAKTLIIGPTEHKERWAELHQDCRSWGPRKNLETEIRELAKQLCAVANTGIQVDDDDIFITYPESARMHTSVDTFVVSEDGQVTSFHTPRQGELSSDEAVTLQQLFAVDRWVDTYETNKAFGFVLCKPDVRPQVHVATEIVFAKRYNLQFNDGRFRLCKLSEEEINAVERLALEHGLFKETPQLRPLSDFLRNSDTRSRIDRLAERLSEVETDEEASRPSALRILTWLHQLPDGLQQAALPALERIRLFRRQDFVKDIEAARRTPAVASLSRPVWVPLGGPKDSAARWGYYMHDEALKSPGSDVSAIEVKPIEAALRVKNAPLVFFDDCFYSGGQVETVFAQWLGEAGKIDEEHVDPLPADLRDELRRRDCVLVYALGREDRKQELTERLQKLGLQVKDIVVVESLSEDGLASTMPEEQIEPLRKHLRHVGESLLRSTKPTWDEQRIQERALGYGNGGHLVAFQMNVPTFTVTALWSRGDYEGRPWLPLLPRRSK from the coding sequence ATGCAGGTGAGGGGGGAACTTCAGCGTGCGGCCCCTGAGCTGATGAAGTCCATAGAAGCGTTTGTGTCCGAACGGACGAAAGACGCCCGCGACACCAGCTCGAAATCGATCAACGACCCGGTCTGGAAAACCATCAGTCTTTACCGCTGGGAGGTCGCCCTACTCGACTCAGCAATGCTCCAGCGGCTTCGCCGCATTCGGCAGCTCGGTGTCGTAGAGTTGGTCTTCCCGGGAGCAGGCTACTCCCGCTTCGAACATTCAGTCGGCTGCGTTCACGTCATGCAGCTGCTCATTGATGCGCTACGTCGTGGCGGTACAGAAGTCACGAAGGACGAACAGTATTTATTGCGACTTGCGGCGTTACTGCATGACGTAGGGCATTGTGCCTTCAGCCATGTCAGCGAGAAATACTATCAGGACTTTGAGGTCGGACCAAAGACGACCTTCACCGCACTGCGCCAGACGCTCGCACAGAAATTTGGAAATCGCCCTGCGGCAAGCGAAGTTTTGTCCGCCGCCATTGTATCAAGCGAGGCATTCGAGCGATATCTCCAAGCCATCCAGATTCCGCTTGAATCGCGTACAATGCGCCGCGGCGAAGCTGCCGATTGGATCGCCAAATTGATCCTCGGGAGTTATCCTGACCCATCGCGACCGTACCTTACGCAACTGCTGACAGGCCCCTTCGACGCAGACAAACTCGACTACATGCCACGAGATTGCCTGCTCTCCGGCATCCCGTTACCTGTAGACGTACCACGGCTTATCGACAAATTGCGCGTGGTACAAGTTACCGTGGGGCAGCTATCGGGCTCCATGCAAAAGCGCTTTCACCTCCCTCGCGAAAAGCCAGTCACGGTATTAGGAGCTGCGTTTTCGGGAACACGCGCCATCGAAGAAATGCTCATCGCTCGAGCATTACTGTACGACAAGCTATACTACCATACAAAGGTGCGAGCGGCAGAAGGACTGGTGAACCGCGCCATTGAAAGACTACTCGACGGCCGACCTGACCTGAAGACGCCTGGAGCGTTCCTGCAACTCGATGAACAGGAGTTGCAACTGCTCGGTGCACCTTCATTAATCTATGCCGGACGCCAAACCGTCGTACCACGGGCGGAGGCGCTATTCACGCAATATCGTGAGCGACGCCTGCCACAACGCGCGCTGTGTTTCGCCAAAACGCTGATAATTGGCCCTACAGAACATAAGGAGCGTTGGGCCGAACTCCATCAAGATTGCCGAAGTTGGGGGCCGCGAAAAAATTTAGAGACCGAAATCCGGGAACTAGCTAAGCAGCTTTGTGCCGTCGCCAACACAGGCATCCAGGTCGATGATGATGATATATTCATTACGTACCCGGAGTCCGCGCGAATGCACACCTCGGTTGACACGTTTGTCGTGTCCGAGGACGGACAAGTAACTTCCTTCCATACGCCTCGACAGGGAGAGTTGTCGTCCGACGAGGCCGTCACACTACAGCAACTCTTCGCTGTTGACCGTTGGGTCGACACTTACGAGACGAATAAAGCCTTCGGTTTCGTCCTCTGCAAGCCGGATGTTCGACCTCAGGTACATGTCGCCACGGAGATTGTATTCGCGAAACGGTACAACTTGCAGTTCAACGACGGCCGATTCCGCCTCTGCAAGCTTTCGGAGGAGGAAATCAACGCGGTCGAGCGGCTGGCACTTGAGCATGGATTGTTTAAAGAGACACCTCAACTGCGGCCACTGTCCGATTTCCTACGTAACTCCGATACACGAAGTCGTATCGATCGACTCGCAGAACGGCTGTCAGAAGTCGAAACTGACGAAGAAGCCTCACGCCCATCAGCACTGCGCATCCTCACTTGGCTCCACCAACTGCCTGACGGACTCCAGCAAGCAGCGCTGCCAGCGCTGGAACGCATCCGGTTGTTCCGGCGGCAGGACTTCGTGAAGGATATAGAGGCTGCACGACGAACCCCAGCAGTAGCGTCGCTTTCCCGGCCTGTGTGGGTTCCCCTGGGCGGCCCGAAGGATAGCGCCGCACGCTGGGGTTACTACATGCATGACGAGGCATTGAAGAGCCCAGGCAGTGATGTGAGTGCGATTGAGGTCAAACCAATCGAAGCAGCTTTGCGGGTCAAGAACGCGCCTCTAGTATTCTTCGACGATTGCTTCTACAGCGGAGGACAAGTCGAAACTGTCTTTGCCCAATGGTTGGGTGAAGCGGGGAAGATCGACGAAGAGCACGTTGACCCACTTCCCGCCGACCTCCGCGATGAACTGCGCCGCCGAGACTGCGTCCTCGTGTATGCGCTCGGTAGGGAAGATAGAAAGCAAGAGCTTACTGAGCGCCTACAGAAACTCGGGCTGCAAGTTAAGGACATTGTGGTGGTTGAGTCCCTCTCCGAAGATGGATTGGCGAGCACAATGCCGGAGGAACAGATTGAGCCCCTGCGCAAACACCTACGGCATGTAGGCGAGTCTCTATTGCGGAGTACGAAGCCAACCTGGGATGAGCAACGTATACAAGAGCGCGCCCTCGGTTACGGCAATGGTGGTCACCTTGTGGCATTCCAAATGAACGTGCCGACTTTTACGGTCACAGCGCTCTGGTCCCGCGGCGACTATGAGGGACGACCATGGCTTCCACTACTGCCGCGAAGGTCGAAATAG
- a CDS encoding cytochrome P450, translated as MIATTPGLHAVELAGPRTTPLLGVTGNYIRFVADQLTWLEKLSSYGPLVPLARGNTQHLFIFHPDYNMQVLSNPALFRALELWRTGPEDSSLRRLWTGLVSINGEVHRQHRRMMMPSFHKKKVESYRDAMVACIGRMLSGWKPGEVRDIFLEMRQVTLLIVTQVLFGLEDDRETLRMGMLMAEWLERYASPAVHLLPWDKPGLPFRRLMNVSERGEAAIRALIARKRAQGADGDDVLSMLLHARDEEGGSMSDAELVGQTNILFVAGHETTTNSLTWTLFLLDQHPEVHAALVEELEGELKGAPPTIEQLERLPLLDRVVKESMRLMPPVTTAFRTSTAPFEMGGHRFEAETQLYYSPYITHRLPELYPEPKRFLPERWLKAEPPVYGYIPFSNGPRRCIGSTLALLEMKLLLSMLLPRFRLSLPPGTRVEPMVRATMRPKGGLPMRIHTQDKHFERPEVRGRIRDLVALS; from the coding sequence ATGATCGCCACCACACCCGGGCTCCATGCCGTGGAGCTCGCCGGCCCGCGCACGACGCCGCTGCTCGGGGTCACCGGCAACTACATCCGCTTCGTCGCGGATCAGCTGACGTGGCTCGAGAAGCTGAGCAGCTACGGCCCGCTGGTCCCCCTGGCGCGGGGGAACACCCAGCACCTCTTCATCTTCCACCCCGACTACAACATGCAGGTGCTGAGCAACCCGGCGCTCTTCCGCGCCCTGGAGCTCTGGCGCACGGGGCCCGAGGACTCGTCGCTGCGCAGGCTGTGGACGGGGCTGGTCTCCATCAACGGCGAGGTGCACCGGCAGCACCGCCGGATGATGATGCCCTCCTTCCACAAGAAGAAGGTGGAGAGCTACCGCGACGCCATGGTGGCGTGCATCGGCCGGATGCTGAGCGGCTGGAAGCCGGGCGAGGTGCGGGACATCTTCCTGGAGATGCGGCAGGTGACGCTGCTCATCGTCACCCAGGTGCTCTTCGGGCTGGAGGATGACCGGGAGACGCTGCGGATGGGGATGCTGATGGCGGAGTGGCTGGAGCGCTACGCCTCGCCCGCCGTCCACCTCCTGCCGTGGGACAAGCCCGGGCTGCCCTTCCGCCGCCTGATGAACGTCTCCGAGCGGGGCGAGGCCGCCATCCGGGCGCTCATCGCCCGCAAGCGCGCCCAGGGCGCGGATGGGGACGACGTGCTCTCCATGCTGCTGCACGCGCGCGACGAGGAGGGGGGCTCGATGTCCGACGCGGAGCTGGTCGGCCAGACCAACATCCTCTTCGTCGCCGGCCACGAGACGACCACCAACAGCCTCACCTGGACGCTCTTCCTGCTCGACCAGCACCCGGAGGTGCACGCGGCCCTGGTGGAGGAGCTGGAGGGAGAGCTGAAGGGCGCGCCGCCCACCATCGAGCAGCTCGAGCGGCTTCCGCTGTTGGACCGGGTGGTGAAGGAGAGCATGCGCCTCATGCCGCCCGTGACGACGGCCTTCCGCACCAGCACCGCGCCCTTCGAGATGGGCGGCCACCGCTTCGAGGCGGAGACGCAGCTGTACTACAGCCCGTACATCACCCACCGGCTGCCGGAGCTCTACCCGGAGCCCAAGCGCTTCCTCCCGGAGCGCTGGTTGAAGGCCGAGCCGCCGGTGTACGGCTACATCCCCTTCAGCAACGGGCCGCGCCGGTGCATTGGCTCCACCCTGGCGCTGCTGGAGATGAAGCTGCTGCTCTCCATGCTGCTGCCGCGCTTCCGGCTCTCGCTGCCGCCGGGCACACGCGTGGAGCCGATGGTGCGGGCCACGATGCGGCCCAAGGGCGGACTGCCCATGCGCATCCACACGCAGGACAAGCACTTCGAACGCCCGGAGGTACGAGGCCGCATTCGCGACCTCGTGGCCCTGTCGTGA
- a CDS encoding methionyl-tRNA formyltransferase: MPLSSSSPVSFPVSYHGWRIALLTVSPDVVTCFGNLLRARGHELVALVLPAGQGGPRPQDEQGWSVMHQLVRAAPPGTDVLIASQRAHLAPLLAAARPDFVLSFFFPWRIPPEAFSVPPLGTVNVHPSLLPRHRGPNPLGWTLRRQEPEVGLTFHRMDADFDTGPVLAQGRRPLHDTDTVEAILQKVMVLAGELLPDVLSRVAWGEPGEPQSSEQGSYAGLFEDSYREIDWTQPARAVHLQVRACRMAPCRGGREGAAFTTLQGQRMRVLSTRLVDSGASVPGTPGSVLVRHESGVLLVQCGDGPLCVLQTEPWRD; the protein is encoded by the coding sequence ATGCCGCTCAGCTCCTCTTCGCCCGTCAGCTTTCCCGTCAGCTACCACGGGTGGCGCATCGCGCTGCTCACCGTATCTCCGGATGTGGTGACCTGCTTCGGAAACCTGCTGCGCGCCCGGGGACACGAGCTGGTGGCGCTGGTGCTCCCCGCGGGGCAGGGCGGCCCCCGGCCCCAGGACGAGCAGGGCTGGTCCGTCATGCATCAGCTCGTCCGCGCCGCTCCTCCCGGCACCGACGTGCTCATCGCCAGTCAGCGCGCCCACCTCGCTCCTCTGCTCGCGGCGGCGCGGCCGGATTTCGTCCTCAGCTTCTTCTTCCCCTGGCGCATCCCTCCCGAGGCGTTCTCCGTGCCCCCTCTGGGCACCGTGAACGTGCACCCCTCGCTGCTGCCGCGCCACCGTGGCCCCAATCCCCTCGGCTGGACGCTGCGCCGCCAGGAGCCGGAAGTCGGCCTGACGTTCCACCGCATGGATGCGGACTTCGACACCGGGCCGGTGCTCGCTCAGGGCCGCAGGCCCCTCCACGATACGGACACCGTGGAGGCCATCCTCCAGAAGGTGATGGTGCTGGCCGGTGAGCTGCTGCCGGACGTCCTCAGCCGCGTGGCCTGGGGCGAGCCCGGAGAGCCCCAGTCCTCCGAGCAGGGCAGCTACGCGGGCCTCTTCGAGGACTCCTACCGGGAGATCGACTGGACCCAGCCCGCGCGTGCGGTCCACCTCCAGGTCCGTGCCTGCCGCATGGCCCCCTGCCGGGGCGGCCGCGAAGGTGCCGCGTTCACCACCCTCCAGGGCCAGCGCATGCGGGTGCTGAGCACCCGGCTCGTGGACTCCGGTGCCAGTGTGCCGGGCACTCCTGGCTCCGTACTGGTACGCCATGAGAGTGGCGTCCTGCTCGTGCAGTGCGGCGATGGGCCGCTGTGTGTCCTCCAGACCGAGCCCTGGCGGGACTGA
- a CDS encoding glycosyltransferase family 4 protein → MKGLRIALLMSLAPRKQGSLEDWIIAFCREAARRGHQVDAWLREPMLPSIVSELKACGTRVEDLVEFERSGLLSMTRRLAGHDVIHLNFLAPRSRIAMAAYATWPTQVLYTAHSDHIDEDEDVVRRSLRWVVNQATMVRVHSLAGVSEHVRIKEGRRFGLHPHRSRTIFNGVDTRRFHPHPRSQPGGPVELITVANLVENKGVHHLLGALGRLRSPRVRLRVVGDGPAQPSLRALAARLGLEHQTEFLGLRNDVQELLGTSDICIQPALAEAFGLTVAEAMACGCAVVASRIGGIPELIQHGRTGLLVEPGDEAGFAAALERLLGDPVLRRQLGEAARERACASFELSHTVRRHLDWCEEAAGQASLAPVRLTAAPPLPETGPEPRASYQAGPHAS, encoded by the coding sequence ATGAAGGGGCTTCGCATCGCACTGCTGATGAGCCTGGCTCCACGCAAGCAGGGCTCGCTGGAGGACTGGATCATCGCCTTCTGCCGGGAGGCCGCGCGGCGCGGTCACCAGGTGGATGCCTGGCTGCGCGAGCCCATGCTTCCGTCCATCGTCTCGGAGCTGAAGGCCTGCGGCACGCGGGTGGAGGACCTGGTCGAGTTCGAGCGCTCGGGGTTGCTCTCCATGACCCGGCGCCTGGCCGGCCATGACGTCATCCACCTCAACTTCCTGGCCCCGCGCAGCCGCATCGCGATGGCGGCCTACGCGACGTGGCCCACCCAGGTGCTGTACACGGCCCACTCGGACCACATCGACGAGGACGAGGACGTGGTGCGCCGGAGCCTGCGCTGGGTGGTGAACCAGGCCACCATGGTCCGCGTGCACAGCCTGGCGGGTGTCTCCGAGCACGTGCGCATCAAGGAGGGCCGGCGTTTCGGGCTCCATCCCCACCGCTCGCGCACCATCTTCAATGGCGTGGACACCCGGCGCTTCCATCCCCACCCGCGCTCGCAGCCGGGGGGGCCGGTGGAGCTCATCACCGTGGCCAACCTCGTGGAGAACAAGGGCGTGCACCACCTGCTGGGGGCGCTCGGGCGTCTGCGCTCGCCCCGGGTGCGCCTGCGCGTCGTCGGAGATGGTCCGGCGCAGCCGTCCCTGCGCGCGCTCGCGGCGCGGCTGGGCCTGGAGCACCAGACGGAGTTCCTGGGGCTGCGCAACGACGTGCAGGAGCTGCTCGGCACGTCGGACATCTGCATCCAGCCCGCGCTGGCGGAGGCCTTCGGTCTCACCGTCGCGGAGGCCATGGCCTGCGGCTGCGCCGTGGTGGCCTCACGGATCGGCGGCATCCCCGAGCTCATCCAGCACGGCCGGACCGGTCTGCTGGTGGAGCCCGGGGACGAGGCCGGTTTCGCCGCCGCGCTCGAGCGCCTGCTGGGCGACCCGGTATTGAGGCGTCAGCTCGGTGAGGCCGCGCGTGAGCGGGCCTGTGCGTCCTTCGAGCTCTCCCACACCGTGCGGCGCCACCTGGACTGGTGCGAGGAAGCCGCGGGCCAGGCCTCTCTCGCTCCCGTGCGGCTCACCGCCGCTCCGCCTCTGCCGGAGACCGGGCCCGAGCCGCGCGCGTCGTATCAGGCCGGTCCGCACGCCTCCTGA
- a CDS encoding O-antigen ligase family protein, translating to MGMGSKAVRSQDRWAFGFLLAFLAAIYISPGEWIPGLARFRPALLLSALSTGLMLLGRMGRREKLWVDGQRGGLLLTFCGLVFASLSWSLYRDATEFAAVELLKWVLVYLTLVNLVTTERRLLWACLALIVGSLFTSRGVIAWHQAGVDLVEGYRARWVGVYADPNRMAMSVGIIVPLAVAFLVRKQSTWLVRLTCGLAAALAITAMVLSYSRGGFLGLVAAAVTWVLLERDLKRTLVVVAAAGAMLVLSPQSFWNRTRTVGTYEADASAMSRVEAWTVASRVSVEHPLLGVGAGTFPYAWRLYGPPGASRVYAAHNVFLQVISDLGFVGLGLFLAFIGAALGPLWTLARDRERGWLVRALAAAVVGHLVSCLFAGFLVAVHFYVLFGLAACADRLARAAQRVPEEGASGLAPVPSPAEMPPDWTPGEELASGRISGRHR from the coding sequence ATGGGAATGGGAAGCAAGGCGGTGCGGAGCCAGGATCGCTGGGCCTTTGGCTTCCTGCTCGCGTTCCTGGCCGCCATCTACATCAGCCCGGGTGAGTGGATTCCGGGGCTGGCCCGGTTCCGCCCGGCCCTGCTGCTGTCGGCGCTGTCCACCGGCCTGATGCTGCTCGGGCGCATGGGCCGCCGCGAGAAGCTCTGGGTGGACGGGCAGCGCGGAGGGCTGCTGCTCACCTTCTGTGGCCTGGTGTTCGCCTCGCTGAGCTGGTCGCTGTACCGGGACGCCACGGAGTTCGCCGCGGTGGAGCTGCTCAAGTGGGTGCTCGTCTACCTGACGCTGGTGAACCTGGTGACGACGGAGCGGCGGCTGTTGTGGGCCTGCCTCGCGCTCATCGTGGGCTCGCTCTTCACCTCGCGGGGCGTCATCGCCTGGCACCAGGCGGGAGTGGACCTGGTGGAGGGCTACCGCGCGCGCTGGGTGGGCGTGTACGCGGATCCCAACCGCATGGCGATGAGCGTGGGCATCATCGTGCCCCTGGCGGTGGCCTTCCTCGTGCGCAAGCAGAGCACCTGGCTGGTGCGGCTCACGTGCGGCCTCGCGGCGGCGCTGGCCATCACCGCCATGGTGCTGAGCTACTCGCGCGGCGGCTTCCTCGGACTGGTGGCCGCCGCGGTCACGTGGGTGCTGCTGGAGCGCGACCTGAAGCGCACGCTGGTGGTGGTGGCGGCGGCCGGGGCCATGCTGGTGCTCTCCCCGCAGAGTTTCTGGAACCGCACGCGCACGGTGGGCACCTATGAGGCGGATGCCTCGGCCATGAGCCGCGTGGAGGCCTGGACGGTGGCCTCCCGGGTGAGCGTGGAGCACCCGCTGCTGGGCGTGGGCGCGGGCACCTTCCCCTATGCGTGGCGGCTGTATGGGCCTCCGGGCGCGTCGCGGGTGTATGCCGCGCACAACGTCTTCCTCCAGGTCATCTCCGATCTGGGCTTCGTGGGGCTGGGGCTCTTCCTGGCCTTCATCGGAGCGGCGCTCGGGCCGCTGTGGACGCTCGCGCGGGACAGGGAGCGCGGCTGGCTGGTGCGGGCGCTGGCCGCGGCGGTGGTGGGCCACCTGGTGTCCTGCCTCTTCGCGGGCTTCCTCGTGGCCGTGCACTTCTACGTGCTCTTCGGGCTCGCGGCCTGCGCGGACCGGCTGGCCCGCGCCGCGCAACGGGTGCCCGAGGAGGGGGCGTCCGGCCTGGCCCCGGTGCCCTCCCCCGCCGAGATGCCCCCAGACTGGACGCCCGGTGAGGAGCTGGCGTCCGGAAGGATCTCCGGCCGTCACCGGTGA
- the argB gene encoding acetylglutamate kinase, whose product MSGLSDFRGRWFVVKIGGELAMDKPKLAASVGAAVRAFLDAGVRVAVIHGGGPQATEMQKRLGLQPKMVAGRRYTDEATLEVMKMTLAGQVSVDVASAFRIAGVPALCTTGMSAGLIDAKRRPPKVMSGAGPDPVDLGLVGDVTGVNTEAFQRVSDAGFVPVLGSLSGDAQGNVFNVNADTVATRVAAKLGAAKLFLVSNVPGVLANKDDPSTRLPTLTPAEARAKIASGVIQGGMIPKVEESLEMLEEGIEAIHIVGISPNDAVLREAEKAGSQGTAFLRG is encoded by the coding sequence GTGAGCGGACTCTCCGACTTCCGCGGGCGCTGGTTCGTCGTGAAGATTGGCGGCGAGCTGGCCATGGACAAGCCGAAGCTCGCCGCGAGCGTGGGCGCCGCCGTGCGCGCCTTCCTCGACGCGGGCGTGCGCGTGGCCGTCATCCACGGTGGCGGGCCCCAGGCCACGGAGATGCAGAAGCGGCTGGGCCTGCAGCCGAAGATGGTGGCGGGCCGCCGCTACACCGACGAGGCCACCCTCGAGGTGATGAAGATGACGCTCGCGGGCCAGGTGTCCGTGGACGTGGCCTCGGCCTTCCGCATCGCGGGCGTGCCCGCGCTGTGCACCACCGGCATGTCCGCCGGGCTCATCGACGCGAAGCGCCGGCCTCCCAAGGTGATGAGCGGCGCGGGCCCGGACCCCGTGGACCTGGGACTCGTGGGCGATGTCACCGGCGTGAACACCGAGGCCTTCCAGCGCGTCTCGGACGCGGGTTTCGTCCCGGTGCTCGGCTCGCTGTCGGGTGATGCGCAGGGCAATGTGTTCAACGTCAACGCGGACACGGTGGCCACCCGCGTGGCCGCGAAGCTCGGGGCGGCCAAGCTGTTCCTCGTGTCCAACGTGCCCGGCGTGCTCGCCAACAAGGACGATCCGTCTACCCGGCTGCCCACGCTGACTCCCGCCGAGGCCCGCGCGAAGATTGCCTCCGGCGTGATTCAGGGCGGCATGATTCCCAAGGTGGAGGAGAGCCTGGAGATGTTGGAGGAGGGCATCGAGGCCATCCACATCGTGGGCATCTCGCCCAACGACGCCGTGCTGCGCGAGGCCGAGAAGGCCGGCAGTCAGGGCACCGCGTTCCTGCGCGGGTAG
- a CDS encoding right-handed parallel beta-helix repeat-containing protein: MRLRLTTLPLLTSVLLASACGGGSSSGPQRPASAVDAVSPGFTPPDERPAAPSPPAQGPARTPEPPAYAHEWVVSPTGNDAAAGTEPAPVRTLTKALSLAGPGDRIRVLAGSYAERVLITGSVRAGTAEAPITLEGVELPRILPGAQQGALVVVERPHWRIRGFDIDAQNRPAFAVVFSGNTEGTVLSGSEIHHARYGAGISFHNGAHGATLENNHIHHIFVANKDGHGVLIQPTVRNITVRDNVIHDNSGDSIQCYSPDGSVPGAPADGLLIEGNDLYGNIEQSIDIKTCYNVTIRRNKLHKARRHPRLGGNGALVVHMSARDVLIEENDFYDAGLAIGIGGNRYGPMPSGIVIRRNLIRDMLTEGGMTGGGLQLAVSTGTQVVNNTFTRLPGPALILGRGDGGPTQGLVLKNNIIDADQAMEVGDQVPGLTTGSNLYRPGATFLEEGAALNLSQWQARGQDRTSREEAAPIDPETLSPGPAAVDRAERLELDTSCGAGPDIGAVESGC, translated from the coding sequence ATGCGTCTCCGATTGACCACCCTCCCGCTGCTCACCTCGGTCCTGCTGGCCTCCGCGTGTGGGGGGGGCAGCTCGTCGGGACCCCAGCGCCCCGCCAGCGCCGTGGACGCGGTCTCTCCGGGTTTCACTCCGCCGGACGAGCGGCCGGCCGCCCCCTCGCCTCCCGCGCAGGGACCGGCCCGGACGCCAGAACCGCCCGCCTACGCGCATGAGTGGGTGGTGAGCCCCACGGGCAATGACGCGGCGGCCGGTACGGAGCCGGCCCCCGTGCGGACCCTCACCAAGGCCCTCTCCCTCGCCGGGCCGGGCGATCGCATCCGGGTGCTCGCCGGCTCCTACGCCGAGCGCGTGCTCATCACCGGCTCCGTCCGCGCCGGCACCGCCGAGGCCCCCATCACGCTCGAGGGCGTGGAACTGCCGCGCATCCTCCCGGGCGCCCAGCAGGGCGCGCTCGTCGTCGTGGAGCGGCCCCACTGGCGCATCCGCGGCTTCGACATCGACGCGCAGAACCGCCCCGCCTTCGCCGTGGTCTTCAGCGGGAACACCGAGGGCACCGTGCTCTCCGGCTCGGAGATCCACCACGCCCGGTACGGCGCCGGCATCAGTTTCCACAATGGAGCTCACGGGGCCACCCTCGAGAACAACCACATCCACCACATCTTCGTCGCGAACAAGGATGGGCATGGGGTGCTCATCCAACCCACGGTGCGCAACATCACCGTGCGCGACAATGTCATTCATGACAATTCGGGGGACTCCATCCAGTGCTACAGCCCGGATGGCTCCGTGCCCGGCGCTCCCGCGGATGGGCTGCTCATCGAGGGCAACGATCTCTACGGCAACATCGAGCAGTCCATCGACATCAAGACCTGCTACAACGTCACCATCCGCCGCAACAAGCTGCACAAGGCCCGCCGCCATCCGAGGCTCGGAGGCAATGGCGCCCTGGTGGTGCACATGTCGGCCCGGGACGTCCTCATCGAGGAGAATGACTTCTACGACGCGGGTCTCGCCATCGGCATCGGGGGAAACCGCTACGGCCCCATGCCCTCGGGCATCGTCATCCGGCGCAACCTCATCCGCGACATGCTCACCGAGGGCGGCATGACGGGCGGAGGCCTGCAACTGGCTGTCTCCACGGGGACCCAGGTGGTGAACAACACCTTCACCCGGCTGCCGGGTCCTGCGCTCATCCTCGGCCGCGGCGATGGGGGGCCCACGCAGGGGCTGGTCCTGAAGAACAACATCATCGACGCGGACCAGGCGATGGAGGTGGGCGACCAGGTGCCCGGGCTGACGACGGGCAGCAATCTCTACCGGCCCGGAGCCACCTTCCTCGAGGAGGGCGCGGCCCTCAATCTCTCTCAATGGCAGGCGCGGGGCCAGGACCGCACCTCGCGGGAAGAAGCGGCGCCGATCGACCCGGAGACGCTGTCGCCCGGACCCGCGGCCGTCGACCGCGCCGAGCGCCTGGAGCTCGACACGTCTTGTGGTGCGGGACCGGACATTGGCGCGGTGGAGTCCGGGTGTTGA